Genomic DNA from Halomonas sp. BDJS001:
TGGGGTGCGCCAAATGGTCGATCAGGCCTTTCAGCAGGCGCGGATTGCCCCACGTCTGGCAATGAACACTAACTCCATGGTGGTTCTGGCACAGTACGTGCGCAGTGGCATGGGCATTACCCTGCTACCCGCCTTTGCCGTCGCCCACGACCTGGAGCTGGGCACACTCGTGGCGCGCCCAGTAGATAATCCGCTTTTTCAGCGCTCCCAGGCTCATATGGTCACCCGCGTTGGCCGCCAACAGCCCAAGGCGTGCATCCTATTGCTGCGCCATTTGCAGCGCTGGATGCAGGCATTCCGAGAACCCAGCTCGGTAAGCGATCAACCAACGCCACTGCCATAACCAAACGCCACGCTGGCCTCTGGTGCGGTTTCCACCCAAACGCTTTGCGGCACCGTGTATTCGCGCAGACCATCCAAGCCGCTGGAGCGGCCAAAGCCGCTATCGCCAAAGCCACCAAACGGCGACATCACGCTGATCGCCTTGTAGCTATTGATCCAAACCGTGCCTGCACGCAACTGACCGGCGACGCGATGCGCCCGCGCTACGTCTTGACTCCATACCGCACCGGCCAAACCAAAGCGTGTTTCGTTAGCGAGTTGAATGGCCTCATTTTCAGTGTCGAAGGCCATGGCCACCAGCACCGGGCCGAACACCTCTTGTTGCGCGATCTCCATATCCGGCGTGACATCGACCAGTACGGTAGGGGCGATAAAATAGCCCTGAGCCTCGTCAGGTAATCCCTCTGGCCGTTTACCTCCCGTTAGCAACGTTGCGCCAGCGGCTACCGCCGCATCAATCATGCGGGTGACCTGCTCAAACTGACGGCGGTTCTGCAGCGGCCCCATCCGGGTCGCTTCATCGCTGGGCAGGCCCACCGGAATCTGTTCTGCTGCCCGCGCTAGGCGGGTGGTGACCTGCTCAAACACCGGGCGCTCGACCAACAGCCGTGAACCCGCCACACAGCTCTGCCCTGCAGCGGCAAAAATGGCCGCCTGGGCGCCCGCGACGGCTTCATCCAGCTTGGCGTCAGCAAACACGATATTGGCGGACTTGCCCCCCAGCTCTAACACGCTGGGCACCAGCCGCCGTGCGCCCGCCTCGGCAATCATACGGCCACTCTGGGGCGAGCCGACAAACACCAGTTTGCTGATGTTGGGGTGGTCGGTCAGCGCTGCGCCGGTCGTTTTGCCCAGCCCATTGACGATATTGATCAGCCCCTTCGGCAACCCGCCGCCTTCCAGCAGCTTGGCAATCACCACCGAGGAGAACGGGGTTAACTCAGAAGGCTTCAATACGGCGGCGTTGCCTGCGGCAATGGCCGGGGCCAGCTGCCAGGCGCAGGTAAACATCGGCGCGTTCCAGGGGGTGATTTGTCCCACTACGCCATAGGGCACGTGGCGCACATAGTTAAGGTGCGAAGTCGGTACCGGAATCACTTCGCCATGCTGTTTGTCGCACCAGCCTGCGTAGTACTCGAACATCTCGCGCACTTTGCCCACTTCAGCGCGGCAGTCTCGAATCGGCTTACCGGCAACGACGCTTTCCAGCTGCGCCAGCGCCTCTTCATGGCCCTCCAGGCCGCGAAGTGCCGCATTCATGCGACGCCCACGCTCGCTGGCGGTTAGCGCCATCCATTCGCGCTGCCCACGCTCAGCGGCTTGGGCGGCACGCTCAATCAGCACAGCACCCGCATCGCGATAGTTCACCAGCGTTTCGCCAGTGGCCGGGTTAATCAGGCTGATTATTTCACCCTCACCCGCAACTAACTCACCGTTAATCCAGTTACTCAGTGGCGTGGCAGCGGCTAATCCGAAACCTTCGAGCAGTTCGGCAAGATGATCACTGGCGTGTTGACTGAGTGCGTTCATTCGTTGCCCTCCGCTTGAGTAGCACGCGCTAAAATCGGCGTGGTGATGTGGTTGAAATCGTCGCTATCGGCGGGATGATCGGCGTTCCCGTGCCAGGCATCGACCACGGCTTGTAACAGCGGCAGTGGAATACCCAGTTGCTCGGCGGCATCCCGCGCCAGACGCAGGTCTTTACGCATTAAGCCGGTGGTAAAGCCTGAGTCGAAGCGTTCACTTAGCACCCACTCGGGGAAATTTACTTCGCTCACCGCGCTGCGTCCGGAGCCACTATTGAATCCCGCCAAACAGGCGGCGGGGTCAACGCCTGCTTTGGCGGCCATGGCGACTGCCTCTGCGGTGGTCAGCAAGTGCGCAGCACACAGGTAGTTATTGGCCAGCTTCACCACATGGCCGCTGCCTGGGCCGCCCACATGGGTGCGCTTGGCTGACATGGCTTCCAGCATCGGTAATACCCGTTCGATAGTGCGTTCATCGCCTCCCAACAGCATCCCTAGCTTGCCGCTGGCAGCGCCTTTAGGGCCGCCGCTGACGGGGGCGTCCAGCCATTGAAGACCCGCTGCGATGACGTTTTCAGCCAGTTCGCGACTAACCTGAGGGTCACTTGTCGACGTATCCACAATCACACTGCCTTTCGGCGCTAGGCTGAGTAAGCCCGGTGATTGCTCGATCACCTCGCGCACATGGGCGGAAGTCGGCAGCGACAGCAGGTACACATCGCTTGCAGGCAGTTCTTCGGGCGCCACAACGGGTAACCCTTGAGCAGCGATGCGTGACCGCGCCTGCTCAAACAGATCGCTACCCGTTACTGCAAACCCTGCTGCTTTAAGGGTGAGCGCCATATTGCCGCCCATCTGCCCCAGCCCGATGACTGTAATGGTTAAAGACATTCTAAAACTCCCTACAGCGCTTTTTGGGTAACGAAACGCCGTGTTCGGTGTTGATATTTGGCGTAGACGCTCCCCTACCCATTGGGCATCAGAGAGCGAATAACGCTTGTAGCTAAGAAAAAAGTAACGATTTAGACGAGCAGTGCGCTTACCAACTCCACCCAGTAGCGTGCGCCTAGCGGCAATAGTGCGTCGTTAAAGTCATAGCGCGGGTTGTGCAGCGACGCGGACGCCTCGCCGTTGCCCATCCAGATATAGGCACCTGGGCGCTCGGTAAGTAGAAACGAGAAATCTTCCGAAGCCATACTCGGCGGCGGGTTGCGGATCACGTTGCCACTACCCAGTAAATTTTCCAGCACCGAAGCGCACTGCTGGGCGTGTTCAGGGGTATTGATAGTGGCGGGGTAGCAGCGCTGATAGTCCAGCTCAACGGATAAGCCGTGAAACTCCGCCAGGCTTGCAATCGCCTGCTTAAAGCGCGTCTCTAGGTGCTCTTTAAGCGCCATATCAAAACAGCGCAGCGTACCGCGAAGCGCCACCTGCTCGGGAATCACGTTAAACGTATCCCCCGCGTTAATACTGGTGAAACTGAGTACCGCCGATTTATCCGGAGGCGTCTCGCGGCTCACCAGCCCCTGCAGTTGGCTAATCAGTTGACAGCTCGCCAATACCGTATCAGTCCCTAAGTGCGGCATCGCCGCGTGGCAGCCTTTGCCGGTCAGCGTCAGGCTAAAGATATCGAAGGCGGCCATGACGTCAGTATCGTGCACCGCGGCGACGCCTACCGGCAGACCCGGCCAGTTATGCAAGCCGTACACGGCGTCCATGGGAAAGCGCTCAAACAGACCTTCTTCGACCATCACCCGCCCACCGCCGGCGTTCTCTTCGGCGGGCTGAAAGATAAACACCACCCGACCTTTGAAATCCGGCTGCTGCTTCAACGCCCAGGCGGCGCCCAATAGCATGGTGGTGTGACCATCATGGCCGCAGGCGTGCATCTTGCCAGGCGTCTTGGAGGCGTAGGCAAGCGCCGTCTCTTCGCGAATATCCAGGGCGTCGATATCGGCCCGCAGGCCGATGGTTTTACCTTCCCCCAAACGGCCATCCAAGGCTGCCACTACACCGGTACCAGCAATGCCGGTGGTCACCTCAAAGCCCCACTCGCTCAACAGTGCGGCGATGCGCGCGCTGGTGCGGTGCTCCTCAAAGGCGGTTTCCGGGTGTTGGTGAAAATCGTGGCGCCAGGCGATTAGCGCTTCATTTTCCGGTAAGTCTACTGAAGCAGTCATCGTTTTGTCCTTAAAGCATGACATGGGCAACAACGGCAGAGCCGATAAAGGTGCCGGTGAAGACCAGCAGGGCCACAATTACCAGCTTCCAGCCGGTTTGCTTGAACATGGCAAACTCACGGCCGGTCAGCGCCAGCCCGGCGTAGGCCAGTACCGGCGTGACCACCGCAAGAAAGTCCACTTCGGCCAATCGGGCGATTATCCAGCCGTTACCCGGAAAAAAGGGCAGCGTTGCGATAATGCTCACCAGCGACACCCAGGCCACGCTGGGTAGGTAAAATGGGCAAAAACGGCCAATCACCAAACCGATAATGACCATCACATACAGAATCAGCATGCCGGGCAGCGCGTCTAATAGCGGCGAACCGTTGACGATATTGCTAAACCACGCAGCGATACACACAGCGGCCAGTACCAAAGCCGTTTTGCCAAGTTGGTTTTCCGGGCGCAACTCTTTCAGCGCTTCGGCATCAAACTGATCGACCGTGCTCTCATGAGTTTTCATGGCTAACCTCCTGGCGCGAGCCTTTTAAGCGCTTGTACATCCACTCAGTGATCGGTAGCGCGATAAATAGCGATATATACAGACCGGTGGCGTAGGTAAGCAGGTTGCTGGCCCCGGCAAAGGCGAGCAGCTCATCCTTGGATGCCGGAACCGCTTCGGCCAAGGCAGCCGAGCACGCCGCCACCATACTGCCACTGCCCACCCCACAGGCCATGGCCAGAGCACGAATATCGAGAATATCCAACGAGGCGATATAGCCCGCCATCAAGGCGAAATAGAGCGTACCGAACATGGTGCCCACGACATAGACGCCCATAATACCGATACCTTCAGGGCTTCTTAGCCCGTAACGGTCTGAAATAATGGCAATATTGGGTTCACGGGCGATAGAGTAGGTAGCACCAATCGCTTCCCGGCCCATTTTGAGCACTAATACCGCAAAGGGCAGCGCGATCAGCATGGTGCCAAGATTTCCCAATTCCTGGAGGATCAGCGCGGGGCCAGCGGCGATAATTTGCTCAATGGCGGGGCCAATGGTAGAGCCAAATTTGGCAATAAACGGCAAAATAGCGATCAGAATGATAGGGCCTGCGGCATTACTGACCGGTTTGGGAATCACCTTGCCCATGGCCGAAAAAAGGTGGGGGTTAAACAGTACGCCAATCACAAAGGCATAGAGCAGCGGTAGTAATAGCAGTGTTCCAGGCCCAAGGGGGATACGCACGATGCCGATCCACTCGGCAAACATTGACGTCACGATCACCGTGAGGTGCAGACGCCAGTCCAGCAGCAGTTTGAGATCCATAGGAGTGTCCCTGTTCTTTTTAGAGTCACTCCGAGTATCGAAAGGTTACCGTTTCAATCATAGGGCTTTCGTGCGCTATTTTTTAGAACACTCAAGCGTTGAGAGCAGAGGTGGCGACATCCAGCGCCAACACGTTATACTAAAGTCTAATAATCACTTATAAGAGTCTCTATGCCCATTTCTTTGCCGCTACGGCGCCTTTGGACACTGGATAAATTCGCCTACAGTCTGCGCGTTTTTATAGCGTTCAGCGGTGCATTGCTGTTCAGCGGCCTAATGGGCGATGTGGCGCTGGTCATCCCACTTTTCTTAGGCATTATCGCCTGCGCGCTGTCTGAAACCGACGACAGCTGGCAAGGGCGGCTGCAAGCGCTGCTGGTAACGCTGGTCTGTTTTACCTCGGCTTCCTTTATTGTCCAGTGGTTATTTCCCTGGCCTTGGCTATTTGTAGTGGGATTGGGGCTTTCGACCTTTTGTCTGATCATGCTCGGCGCCATCGGCCAGCGCTACGCGACGATTGCCTCAGGTACGCTGATTCTATCCATCTATTCGATGATCAATATCGAGCAGCATGGTGGCGTAGATGGCGACGTAGCGGCACGCCAACTGCTGCTGTTGGCCGGGGCAGCCTGGTATGGGCTGATTTCAGTGGTGTGGTGCGCGCTGTTTTCCCGCCAACCGGTCAAACAGAGCATGGCACGGGTGTACAAAGCGCTGGGTGAACTCTTGGTTTTGAAGTCAGCGCTGTTTGAGCCCGTGAGAGGTGTCGATGTTGAAGCGCGTCGGGTGGCGCTAGCCCGCCAGAATGGCCAAGTCGTTGCTGCGCTTAATCAAGCCAAAGAGATGATTTTCAGGCGCTTAGAGGGGCAGCGCGGCGATCAAAAGCTTAACCGCTACCTGCGTATCTACTTTATCGCCCAGGATATTCACGAGCGTGCCAGTTCCACCCACTACCCCTATAGCGCGCTCAGCAAGGCTTTTTTCCACCACGATGTGCTGTTTCGCTGCCAGCGGCTGCTGGATCAACAGGGGCGCTCCTGCCGTCAGCTAGCCAAATCGCTGCTACTCAATAGACCTTTTGATCACCAGCAGAGCGAAGAGGCCCTGGCCGACCTTCACGCTTCCATCGAAAACCTGCGCGACCAGGGCAAGCCCGAATGGCGCCCGCTGCTCTACCCGCTCAGCGCGCTGGCAGAGAACCTGGCCACGCTGGAAAACCAGCTCGCCAGCGCACACAATCCTGGTGTCAGCGATGAGCGGCGCGACAGTTCACTGTATGACCGCTCACCATCCAGTTTGCTCGAAGCGTGGAGGCGGGTGCGCCTCAACTTTACCCTTGGCTCCCCCACCTTTCGCCACGCGGTGCGGCTCTCTATTGCCCTCACCACTGGCTATGGGCTAATGCAGTGGATTGACCCTGAGCAGGGCTTCTGGATTCTGCTGACCACGCTGTTTGTTTGCCGGCCCAACTTTGCCACCACGCGGCGATTTTTGTCACAGCGGATTATGGGCACGGTATTGGGCCTGACGGTGGGGTGGGCGTCGATCAGCCTCTTTCCGCACCCGCTGGTGCAGAGCATGATCGCCGTGGCCGCCGGGGTTTCCTTCTTCGCTAACCGCGAAAAACACTATGTCATCGCTACCGCCTCCATCACTCTGCTGGTGCTGTGCAGCTTCAATCAAGTAGGCGACGGCTACGACCTGATCCTGCCGCGGCTACTCGACACCCTGCTTGGCTCACTCATCGCAGGCTTAGCGGTGTTTTTTATTCTGCCCGACTGGCAGGGGCGCAGGCTCTACCGGGAAGCGGCCAATACGCTGAATAACCACCGCCGCTACCTGGAAGAGATTATCCACCAGTACGAGGAGGGCAAACAGGATGATCTTGCCTATCGCCTAGCGCGGCGCAATGCCCATAACGCCGACGCGGCGCTCTCCACCCTGCTCACCAATATGCTCCATGAACCGGGACATTACCGAAAACTGGACGCGGACAACGGGCTGCGCTTTCTGGTGCTCTCCAACACCCTGCTCAGTCATCTCTCGGCATTGGGCGCCCATCGCCACCAGTTAGCTGACGATGAAGACGACGCCACGCTAGTGCCGGTAGCAAAACGTATTGGTGAGTTGTTGGGACAAATCGCCGCGCGATTAAACCAGCGCCAGCCAGTTGAGCCACTAGCGGATCAAGCTGCCGAGTTATTAGCCCAGCTAGAAGAGAAAAGTGCGCTATCCGCAGATGAAAAAGCCGTTACTCTCTACCGCCCTATCCAGAGCCAGCTGCGCCTTATTACCGAGCAACTCGCCCCGCTGGGCGAAGCCGCTAATCGGTTGGTGGGAAGTGAAGAGCACGCGCCAAGCACGGCTAGCGCCTAACCAAACTCACTACACCTGCCCATAACGCCCTGCCGCTTCGCCAAGCCAGCGGCGTACCAGCACGGCGGTGATGTCAGGGTTGCCTTGTAGCGTTTGGGCCATGGCCGTAACCCGCTCTAGCAGGTCGGCATCGCGCTCAAGGTCGGCAATTTTCATCTGCGCAAGGCCGGTTTGACGGGTGCCGAGGACTTCGCCGGGGCCGCGGATTTCAAGGTCTTTCTCGGCGATGCGGAAGCCGTCGGTGGTTTCGCGCATCACTGCCAAGCGTTGGCGGGAGCTTTTTGATAGCGGCGGATGGTAGAGCAGCACACAGAAGCTTTCCGTGCTGCCGCGACCTACCCGGCCACGTAGCTGGTGCAGCTGGGAAAGTCCCAGTCGCTCCGGGTTTTCGATAATCATCAGGCTGGCGTTGGGCACATCCACCCCTACTTCGATTACCGTAGTGGCGACCAGTAGATCCAGCTCTCCTTCTTTAAAGGCAGTCATCACCTCAGCTTTTTCGCTCGATTTCATGCGCCCGTGAACCAACCCCACCGCCAGCTCAGGCAGGGCGACGGTGAGCTCGTCGCGGGTGACTTCGGCGGCCTGACACTGCAGTACCTCGGACTCATCGATCAAGGTGCATACCCAGTAGGCCTGGCGGCCTTCGCTGCAGGCTAGCCGAATGCGCTCCACCACTTCCGGGCGGCGTTCGTCGGGCACTACCACGGTTTTTACCGGCGTACGCCCCGGGGGCAGCTCGTCGATGACCGACACATCCAAATCTGCATAGGCGCTCATGGCCAGGGTGCGGGGGATCGGCGTGGCGGTCATAATCAGCTGATGCGGCGTTAGCCGCCCGCCTCGCCCTTCTCGCGCAGCGCCAGGCGCTGATGCACGCCAAAGCGGTGCTGCTCGTCAATAATCGCCAGCCCTAAACACTGGAAGTGAACGTCATCCTGAAACAGCGCGTGGGTGCCCACCACCATGCGCGCGCGGCCATCGGCGATCGCCGCCTTGGCATCCAGCCGCGCTTTACCTTTGAGCTTGCCCGCCAGCCAAGCCACTTCGATGCCCAGCGGCTCAAACCAGGCTTTAAACGAGCGGTAGTGCTGCTCTGCGAGGATTTCCGTCGGCGCCATGATCGCCGCTTGGCAGTTGCCCGCCAGGGCGCTCAGCGCGGCCATGGCGGCGACAACGGTCTTGCCCGAGCCGACATCGCCTTGAATCAGCCGCAGCATCGGCGCCGGGCGGCTTAAATCGTGGCCGATCTCCTCCAGAACGCGGCGCTGAGCACCGGTTAAGGCAAACGGCAATTGGGCCAAAAAGCGCGCCTGCAAGCTGCGCCCAGAGGGCAACGTCGGCGCGCCATCCGCCTGAATACGCAGGCGCACTTCGCGCAGACTTAACTGGTGGGCGAGCAGCTCCTCCAGCGCCAGCCTGCGCGTGGCCGGGTGCTGACCGCTGGTCAACTGTTCGATATTCACATCAGGCGGTGGCTGGTGCAGTAAATGCAGGCTGGCGTGGAGGCCCGGTAGCTGAAAGCGCTGAAGAAGGGTATTGGGTATGACGTCGGGCAAGGCTTCAGGAGCCTCGTCCAGATAACCCAGCGCCTGCTGCGCCAGGGCGCGTAACCGCGGCTGGTTCAAGCCTTCGGTAGTAGGATAAATAGGCGTGAAGTACTCCTCTACCGGGGTTTCACTGCCACTCAGGCGATACTCAGGGTGGTAGATCTCTAAACCGGTCGCACCGGCCCGCGCTTCACCAAACGCTCGCACGGTGGCGCCAGGACGCAGCTGTTGCTGCTGGGCAGGCGAGAAGTGAAAAAAGCGCAGGCTCAAAATACCGCTGGCATCGCGCAGGCGCACCAGCAGGCTACGACGGCGCCCTTTGACCACATCGCAAGCGGTCACTTCGCCCTCTATTACCGCTTCTTGGCCAGCGCGTAGCAGGCCAATCGGCGTCAGCCGCGTACGATCCTGATAGCGTAGCGGCAGATGAAACAGCAGATCGCTCACCCGCTCGATCCCCAACCGGCCAAGTTTCAGCGCCAGCGCTTCGCCTACGCCCTTCAGCGCGGTAATCGGCGCGGAGAGGTCGCTCATGGAGCGCTTTTCACGGCTTTGGCGGGTTGGCGGCAGTGGCTGATCGCCTGTATCAATGCCTCAATGGCCTTGGGGCGAGGAAAACTTGCCCGCCAGGCGATCGCCACGGTGCGCGACGGCGCTGGCTCCACAAAGGGTCGGCTGACCAGCATGGCATTTTCGTATTGGTCGGTGCCGAGTGCAGATTGCGGCAATACGGTGATGCCCAACCGGGAGGCCACCATATGGCGAATGGTCTCGAGCGAGCCGCCTTCGGCGATCAGCGTATTATTGGGGCTATTAAGCTTTTGGGTAATCGCCGGGCAAGCTTCCAGAATTTGATCCCGAAAGCAGTGGCCTTCGCCAAGCAGCAACAATCGCTCTTCGAGCAAGTCCTCTTTATTGATCGCTTCCCGCTCGACCCAGGGGTGGTTGGCAGGAATGAGTACTTCAAAGGCTTCGTCGTAGATCGGCTTGGTCACCACATCGGTTTCGGTAAACGGCAGGGCGACAATAATCACATCCAGCTCGCCGCTTCTTAGCTTGCCACGCAGGGTGCCGGTCATGCCCTCTTCAATGTACAGCGGCATCTGCGGGGCTGCGCTAGCCAGGGCTGGCACTAGATGGGGAAACAGATAGGGCCCAATGGTGTAAATCGCCCCTATGCGCAGCGGGTTGGCCAACTGATCCTTGCCCGCACTGGCGAGCTGAAAAATCAGGCTGCTCTGCTCTAGCACACGCTGGGCCTGGGCGACGATCTTTTCACCCAGCGGGGTAACCTGTACGGTGGATTTGGATCGCTCAAACAGCGGTGTTTCGAGCTCTTCTTCCAGCTTTTTCACCGCCACCGATAGTGTGGGCTGCGAAACGTGGCAGCGCTCTGCCGCGCGGCCAAAGTGGCGCTCCTGGGCGAGGGTTACGATGTAGCGAAGTTCTGTTAAAGTCATAGCGGTGCCAGTGGCATCCTCTCGTAGCAGCG
This window encodes:
- a CDS encoding aldehyde dehydrogenase family protein, which gives rise to MNALSQHASDHLAELLEGFGLAAATPLSNWINGELVAGEGEIISLINPATGETLVNYRDAGAVLIERAAQAAERGQREWMALTASERGRRMNAALRGLEGHEEALAQLESVVAGKPIRDCRAEVGKVREMFEYYAGWCDKQHGEVIPVPTSHLNYVRHVPYGVVGQITPWNAPMFTCAWQLAPAIAAGNAAVLKPSELTPFSSVVIAKLLEGGGLPKGLINIVNGLGKTTGAALTDHPNISKLVFVGSPQSGRMIAEAGARRLVPSVLELGGKSANIVFADAKLDEAVAGAQAAIFAAAGQSCVAGSRLLVERPVFEQVTTRLARAAEQIPVGLPSDEATRMGPLQNRRQFEQVTRMIDAAVAAGATLLTGGKRPEGLPDEAQGYFIAPTVLVDVTPDMEIAQQEVFGPVLVAMAFDTENEAIQLANETRFGLAGAVWSQDVARAHRVAGQLRAGTVWINSYKAISVMSPFGGFGDSGFGRSSGLDGLREYTVPQSVWVETAPEASVAFGYGSGVG
- a CDS encoding NAD(P)-dependent oxidoreductase, with protein sequence MSLTITVIGLGQMGGNMALTLKAAGFAVTGSDLFEQARSRIAAQGLPVVAPEELPASDVYLLSLPTSAHVREVIEQSPGLLSLAPKGSVIVDTSTSDPQVSRELAENVIAAGLQWLDAPVSGGPKGAASGKLGMLLGGDERTIERVLPMLEAMSAKRTHVGGPGSGHVVKLANNYLCAAHLLTTAEAVAMAAKAGVDPAACLAGFNSGSGRSAVSEVNFPEWVLSERFDSGFTTGLMRKDLRLARDAAEQLGIPLPLLQAVVDAWHGNADHPADSDDFNHITTPILARATQAEGNE
- a CDS encoding M20 aminoacylase family protein, with the protein product MTASVDLPENEALIAWRHDFHQHPETAFEEHRTSARIAALLSEWGFEVTTGIAGTGVVAALDGRLGEGKTIGLRADIDALDIREETALAYASKTPGKMHACGHDGHTTMLLGAAWALKQQPDFKGRVVFIFQPAEENAGGGRVMVEEGLFERFPMDAVYGLHNWPGLPVGVAAVHDTDVMAAFDIFSLTLTGKGCHAAMPHLGTDTVLASCQLISQLQGLVSRETPPDKSAVLSFTSINAGDTFNVIPEQVALRGTLRCFDMALKEHLETRFKQAIASLAEFHGLSVELDYQRCYPATINTPEHAQQCASVLENLLGSGNVIRNPPPSMASEDFSFLLTERPGAYIWMGNGEASASLHNPRYDFNDALLPLGARYWVELVSALLV
- a CDS encoding DUF3100 domain-containing protein; its protein translation is MDLKLLLDWRLHLTVIVTSMFAEWIGIVRIPLGPGTLLLLPLLYAFVIGVLFNPHLFSAMGKVIPKPVSNAAGPIILIAILPFIAKFGSTIGPAIEQIIAAGPALILQELGNLGTMLIALPFAVLVLKMGREAIGATYSIAREPNIAIISDRYGLRSPEGIGIMGVYVVGTMFGTLYFALMAGYIASLDILDIRALAMACGVGSGSMVAACSAALAEAVPASKDELLAFAGASNLLTYATGLYISLFIALPITEWMYKRLKGSRQEVSHENS
- the yccS gene encoding YccS family putative transporter; the protein is MPISLPLRRLWTLDKFAYSLRVFIAFSGALLFSGLMGDVALVIPLFLGIIACALSETDDSWQGRLQALLVTLVCFTSASFIVQWLFPWPWLFVVGLGLSTFCLIMLGAIGQRYATIASGTLILSIYSMINIEQHGGVDGDVAARQLLLLAGAAWYGLISVVWCALFSRQPVKQSMARVYKALGELLVLKSALFEPVRGVDVEARRVALARQNGQVVAALNQAKEMIFRRLEGQRGDQKLNRYLRIYFIAQDIHERASSTHYPYSALSKAFFHHDVLFRCQRLLDQQGRSCRQLAKSLLLNRPFDHQQSEEALADLHASIENLRDQGKPEWRPLLYPLSALAENLATLENQLASAHNPGVSDERRDSSLYDRSPSSLLEAWRRVRLNFTLGSPTFRHAVRLSIALTTGYGLMQWIDPEQGFWILLTTLFVCRPNFATTRRFLSQRIMGTVLGLTVGWASISLFPHPLVQSMIAVAAGVSFFANREKHYVIATASITLLVLCSFNQVGDGYDLILPRLLDTLLGSLIAGLAVFFILPDWQGRRLYREAANTLNNHRRYLEEIIHQYEEGKQDDLAYRLARRNAHNADAALSTLLTNMLHEPGHYRKLDADNGLRFLVLSNTLLSHLSALGAHRHQLADDEDDATLVPVAKRIGELLGQIAARLNQRQPVEPLADQAAELLAQLEEKSALSADEKAVTLYRPIQSQLRLITEQLAPLGEAANRLVGSEEHAPSTASA
- a CDS encoding hydrogen peroxide-inducible genes activator gives rise to the protein MTLTELRYIVTLAQERHFGRAAERCHVSQPTLSVAVKKLEEELETPLFERSKSTVQVTPLGEKIVAQAQRVLEQSSLIFQLASAGKDQLANPLRIGAIYTIGPYLFPHLVPALASAAPQMPLYIEEGMTGTLRGKLRSGELDVIIVALPFTETDVVTKPIYDEAFEVLIPANHPWVEREAINKEDLLEERLLLLGEGHCFRDQILEACPAITQKLNSPNNTLIAEGGSLETIRHMVASRLGITVLPQSALGTDQYENAMLVSRPFVEPAPSRTVAIAWRASFPRPKAIEALIQAISHCRQPAKAVKSAP